The DNA segment ATTAGTTAGCAAACACTAGATAAAATCTATGTTTGTTGATAATCGTTTTAGAATAAAAATGTAATTCCTGGTTGAAACAGAAATTACAAAATTCTAAAAAAGATTATAAAAAGATGTTGACATGAAAGTGACAACATGTTATTATAATCTAGTCGCTAGTTGATGAAACACTTCGAAAGAAAGTGCTTCGAAGCTAGATAAAATCTGGTTTAACTGGTACAGATCTTTGAAAACTGAACAATGATAGGTAATCAATCAATACGATTGAACATATGCCAGAGTGCGGGTTTTGACAAAGTCAAAACCAACCATAATTCAAAGTTACTTAAATGTAACGACAACAAATAATGAGCTATTCAAATAGCTTCAAGATATCTTGGAGAGTTTGATCCTGGCTCAGGACGAACGCTGGCGGCGTGCTTAACACATGCAAGTCGAACGAAGAGCGATGGAAGCTTGCTTCTATCAATCTTAGTGGCGAACGGGTGAGTAACGCGTAATCAACCTGCCCTTCAGAGGGGGACAACAGTTGGAAACGACTGCTAATACCGCATACGATCCAATCTCGGCATCGAGGATGGATGAAAGGTGGCCTCTATTTATAAGCTATCACTGAAGGAGGGGATTGCGTCTGATTAGCTAGTTGGAGGGGTAACGGCCCACCAAGGCGATGATCAGTAGCCGGTCTGAGAGGATGAACGGCCACATTGGGACTGAGACACGGCCCAGACTCCTACGGGAGGCAGCAGTGGGGAATCTTCCGCAATGGACGAAAGTCTGACGGAGCAACGCCGCGTGAGTGATGACGGCCTTCGGGTTGTAAAGCTCTGTTAATCGGGACGAAAGGCCTTCTTGCGAATAGTTAGAAGGATTGACGGTACCGGAATAGAAAGCCACGGCTAACTACGTGCCAGCAGCCGCGGTAATACGTAGGTGGCAAGCGTTGTCCGGAATTATTGGGCGTAAAGCGCGCGCAGGCGGATTGGTCAGTCTGTCTTAAAAGTTCGGGGCTTAACCCCGTGATGGGATGGAAACTGCCAATCTAGAGTATCGGAGAGGAAAGTGGAATTCCTAGTGTAGCGGTGAAATGCGTAGATATTAGGAAGAACACCAGTGGCGAAGGCGACTTTCTGGACGAAAACTGACGCTGAGGCGCGAAAGCCAGGGGAGCGAACGGGATTAGATACCCCGGTAGTCCTGGCCGTAAACGATGGGTACTAGGTGTAGGAGGTATCGACCCCTTCTGTGCCGGAGTTAACGCAATAAGTACCCCGCCTGGGGAGTACGACCGCAAGGTTGAAACTCAAAGGAATTGACGGGGGCCCGCACAAGCGGTGGAGTATGTGGTTTAATTCGACGCAACGCGAAGAACCTTACCAGGTCTTGACATTGATGGACAGAACTAGAGATAGTTCCTCTTCTTCGGAAGCCAGAAAACAGGTGGTGCACGGTTGTCGTCAGCTCGTGTCGTGAGATGTTGGGTTAAGTCCCGCAACGAGCGCAACCCCTATCTTATGTTGCCAGCACTTTGGGTGGGAACTCATGAGAGACTGCCGCAGACAATGCGGAGGAAGGCGGGGATGACGTCAAATCATCATGCCCCTTATGACCTGGGCTACACACGTACTACAATGGGAGTTAATAGACGGAAGCAATACCGCGAGGTGGAGCAAACCCGAGAAACACTCTCTCAGTTCGGATCGTAGGCTGCAACTCGCCTACGTGAAGTCGGAATCGCTAGTAATCGCAGGTCAGCATACTGCGGTGAATACGTTCCCGGGCCTTGTACACACCGCCCGTCACACCACGAAAGTCGGAAGTGCCCAAAGCCGGTGGGGTAACCTTCGGGAGCCAGCCGTCTAAGGTAAAGTCGATGATTGGGGTGAAGTCGTAACAAGGTAGCCGTATCGGAAGGTGCGGCTGGATCACCTCCTTTCTAGGGAGACATACACCGAGCCAAGAGCTTGGATGTCACTTAGGTCGACACTTTGGCCTGTAAGTAGACGTAGCATATGCGCTAGCTGTACTTACAAACCTAACATTGTTCGGTTTTGAGAGATCTGTAAAGACTCTCAAACAACTCCATACAGGAGTTTTGTTCTTTGAAAACTGCATAGAAGAATTAATATATATTTGTAAGGTCATCTCTTAGAATTTCTAAGTAGGTTGACCCGAGCACATAGGAAATAATTCTCTGACTTAATGGTGACGTACATGAAAATGTACGGCTACAAAAACGACAATGTATCTAATGCATGTCAATGAAATCTTAAGTAAAGATTTTAAGGGCGTACGGTGGATGCCTTGGCGATATCAGCCGAAGAAGGACGCGGTAAGCTGCGATAAGCTACGGAGAGGTGCAAGCAACCTTTGACCCGTAGATTTCCGAATGGGGGAACCCGGCAGTGGTTATGCACTGTCACCCATAGCTTAGACTATGAGGAGGGCACCCGGGGAACTGAAACATCTAATTACCCGGAGGAAAAGTAATCAAACGAGATTTTCTTAGTAGCGGCGAGCGAACGGGAAAGAGGCCAAACCGGAGCGGGCAACCGCACCGGGGTTGAGGACAGTCATCAAGTGTAAATGAGGTAGAAGAATCGAGTTGGAAAGCTCAGCCGCAGAAGGTGAAAGCCCTGTAATCGAAACCTTGCATACATGGGACTGTATCCAGAGTACCACGAGACACGTGAAACCTTGTGGGAAGCAGGGGGGACCACCCTCCAAGCCAAAATACTGATATCGACCGATAGCGCATAGTACCGTGAGGGAAAGGTGAAAAGAACCCCTGGCGGGGAGTGAAAGAGAACCTGAAACCGTATGTCTACAAACAGTCGAAGTCTGTATATATATCAGGACGACGGCGTGCCTATTGAAGAATGAACCGACGAGTTACTGTTGCTAGCGAGGTTAAGTGGAAAACATGGAGCCGCAGCGAAAGCGAGTCTGAACAGGGCGTTCAGTTAGTAATAGTAGACCCGAAACCGTAGTGATCTATCCATGGCCAGGTTGAAGCACAGGTAAAATTGTGTGGAGGACCGAACTCGTGAGCGTTGAAAAGCTTTGGGATGAGTTGTGGATAGGGGTGAAATGCCAATCGAACACGGAGATAGCTGGTTCTCCCCGAAATAGCTTTAGGGCTAGCCTCGAGGTTGAGAGTATAGGCGGTAGAGCACTGATCGGGCTAGGGGCCATACCGGTTACCGAACCTAGTCAAACTACGAATGGCTATACTTATACTCGGGAGTCAGACAGTGAATGATAAGGTCCATTGTCAAGAGGGAAACAGCCCAGAACACCGACTAAGGTCCCAAATGTTACACTAAGTGGCGAAGGATGTGGAATTTCCAAAACAACCAGGATGTTGGCTTAGAAGCAGCCACCATTTAAAGAGTGCGTAATAGCTCACTGGTCGAGAGACTCTGCGCCGAAAATGTCCGGGGCTAAAGTGTAAAACCGAAGTCGTGTCATATGCAGCAATGTATATGGGTAGGGGAGCGTTCTCATCGGGTTGAAGCAGTACCGTAAGGAGTTGTGGACTGATGAGAAGTGAGAATGTCGGTATGAGTAGCGAAAAGAATGGTGAGAATCCATTCCACCGAAAGCCTAAGGGTTCCTGAGCAACGATCGTCGTCTCAGGGTAAGTCGGGACCTAAGCCGAGGCGGAAAAGCGTAGGCGATGGACAACAGGTTGAAATTCCTGTACCGGTGTGAATCGTTTGATCGATGGAGTGACACAGTAAGGTAGGTCAGCACGCGATTGGAAGTGCGTGTTTAAGCATGTAGGTTGAGCTATAGGCAAATCCGTAGCTCTAAAAGCTGAGATGTGATGACGAGTTACTAGCGATAGTAACGAAGTGATTGATCCTACACTGTCGAGAAAAGCTTCTAGGTAGAGACACATCGCCCGTACCAAAACCGACACAGGTAGGCGGGGAGAGAATCCTAAGGTGCGCGGGAAAACCCTCGTTAAGGAACTCGGCAAAATGCCTCCGTAACTTCGGGAAAAGGAGGACTCATGTAGTGTGAAGAGCAGCAACGCTTGGAGCATGAATGAGTGGCACAAGAGAGGCGCAAGCGACTGTTTACCACAAACACAGGTGCCTGCTAAAGCGAAAGCTGATGTATAGGTGCTGACACCTGCCCGGTGCTGGAAGGTTAAGAGGAGGGGTTAGACTTCGGTCGAAGCTCTGAATTGAAGCCCCAGTAAACGGCGGCCGTAACTATAACGGTCCTAAGGTAGCGAAATTCCTTGTCGGGTAAGTTCCGACCCGCACGAAAGGTGTAACGACTTGCGCACTGTCTCAACGAGGGACCCGGTGAAATTGAAGTACCTGTGAAGATGCAGGTTACCCGCGACTGGACAGAAAGACCCCATGGAGCTTTACTGCAACCTAAGATTGAACTTAGTTAATGAATGTACAGGATAGGTGGGAGACTTAGAATCTAGGACGCCAGTTTTAGAGGAGTCGTTGTTGGGATACCACCCTTTCATTAATTGATTTCTAACGGGCCGAGTAACGACCGGCCGGACAGTCTTAGGCGGGCAGTTTGACTGGGGCGGTCGCCTCCTAAAGAGTAACGGAGGCGCCCAAAGGTTCCCTCAGAGCGGACGGAAATCGCTCGAAGAGTGTAAAGGCAGAAGGGAGCTTGACTGCGAGACGGACAGGTCGAGCAGGGACGAAAGTCGGGCTTAGTGATCCGGTGGTGCCGAGTGGAAGGGCCATCGCTCAACGGATAAAAGCTACCCTGGGGATAACAGGCTAATCTCTCCCAAGAGTCCATATCGACGGGGAGGTTTGGCACCTCGATGTCGGCTCATCACATCCTGGGGCTGAAGTAGGTCCCAAGGGTTCGGCTGTTCGCCGATTAAAGTGGTACGTGAGCTGGGTTCAGAACGTCGTGAGACAGTTCGGTCCCTATCCATCGCGGGCGCAAGAAACTTGAAGGGGGCTGCTCCTAGTACGAGAGGACCGGAGTGGACGAACCGCTGGTGTACCAATTATCCTGCCAAGGGTACAGTTGGGTAGCTACGTTCGGGACGGATAAACGCTGAAAGCATCTAAGCGTGAAACCAGCCTTGAGATGAGGTTTCTCATAGCATAAGCTAGTAAGATCCCATGTAGACGACATGGTTGATAGGCCAGGTGTGGAAGAGCCGTGAGGTTTGGAGCTGACTGGTACTAATAGATCGAGGGCTTTACTTAAATAAACATTAAGCGGAAATGTGCAACAAATATATATAACTTCTATGTGGTTTTCAGAGTACAAACTCTGACAGATTCAGTGGCGATGGCTATGAGGATCCACCTGTTCCCATCTCGAACACAGTAGTTAAGCTCATAAACGCCGAAAGTACTTGGCTGGAGACGGCCTGGGAGGATAGGAAGCCGCTGATTAACGAAAAGAAAAAGGTCTACCTAAAGGTAGGCCTTTTTCTTTTTGCTAGTCTTCGACTAGCTAACCCTGCTAGAGACGCCTCCAGCCAAGGTTGTAGAGGTTGTATCTATGTACGTGTCCGTATAGGACGGCATTGGGAAAAGCAGGGCAGTAGAAGATGGAGGAGTGAAACGACGACAGATTCACTGCATCGCTTTCTTCCGAACGTAAGATTTACCAAGCTGCGAAGCAGGGAAGGGAAATCCACAGTGAGGATTGATAGGAAGTCGCGGCTAGTGGTAGTCAAAATCTTACAAAACGGTAACGAGGCACAACGTGCCAATGTTACCAAACCGTAAAGCCGTTGAGTAAGTCCAAATATATGTAAATTAATGATTTTATGTAGATATACTGAGCCAATGAATCGTAAACTATTTGAGTTACTTTAAATTATGTAACCTATTTTAAATCAGAACCACCCGTAAAACGGGTGGTTTGCTCACGGGCTATAAGCCCGTAGTACTAGGCCAGCGTCTAAAGGCGCTGGCTTTCACTGCGTTCAAGCCGCATAGCCATTGACTCGTAACGGTCCCCTTAAAGGGGATATGTATTACTTGCTACCCTTAAAAGGGTCCTCATATTCTTTTACACTAAGTTTATCTTTCATTTGGTCATGTAACTCTTGCTCACGTATATATTTTTTTACGGTAGCTTCATTTAATCCTACCGTACTTACATAATATCCCTCGGACCAAAAGTGTCTATTTCCAAATTTATACTTTAAGTTTGCGTGTTTATCGAACATCATTAGCGCACTTTTACCCTTTAGATATCCCATAAAAGATGAAACTGATATTTTAGGTGGAATTAACACTAGCATATGCACATGATCTGCCATAAGCTCCCCCTCTATAATCTTGACGCCCTTATATTCACATAAACGTCTCAGTATTTCACGTAAGCTATTTCTGTATTGATTATATATAACTTTACGTCTATACTTAGGTGTAAATACTATGTGGTATTTGCATAACCATTTTGTGTGCGCAAGGCTCTGTGTCTTTGTTGCCATATAAAATCACCTTTCTTTTGTATATAATGCGGCTTGAACACCTACATTATACTTAAGCAAGGTGATTTTTTTGTATAACTTTCGTTGCCGCACCCGCATAGCGGGTGGTTTTATGATTCGCGACTACGTCGCGAACCAGTCTAAAGACAATAATATAAACCCCCTATAAGCCACATTATCGTTGCTCATAGGGGTTCTTTTTATACTAAACTAATCTTCACTTGTTTATCTAAAGCAAATGCAATTTTACACATAGTGCTTAAACTTGTATTGGCACCTTTTTCTATACGGGCGATTGTAGACTGTGGAACTCCAGATTTTTTCGCTAAATCACGTTGTGTTAGTCCTGCAGCCTCTCGTGCTTTTAAAACAGCTAAGGCATTTTCTAATTTAGCTTTTTCCTCTAAATAACTTTCTGTTAAAGTAGGATTATTTCTATCTTTCTCAAATATCTTATCTAATGGTTTTAGTGGCATAATATTCCTCCTCAAATTCTTGTTTTATCTGCTTAGCTCTTATTATTTCTTTTATCGGTGTCTTTTGAGTTTTTTTAGTAAATCCATGTGTAATAATATATTGATTATTTTTTATGTGAAAATATAAAGCTCTTTGTATATTCGAAGATATTTTTGATCGTATCTCGTATATTTCAGAATTTAATTTTTTTACCCATTCAAGTTGTATTGCTGGTTGTATGCCTGCTTTTTCAATCATATCAATGGTGGCACGTAGTTTATTTCTATCTTTTGTAGGGAGTGAGTTATAAAATTCTTCAAACTCGTTACGACCATTTGGTCTAGTATAAGATATAAACTTAGGTTTCTCCATCCAAATCCTTCTTTCTTTAATGATAGCATATATGCTATCAACCTTCAATTTTAAATAGTTTTATATACTCTAAATTCTTATCTTTACTATATAGATACGTGAATGGTTTTTGGTAGCTTAAAGAATTAATGGGGATGATTTAACATCTTTGTAATTACTATTCAAGTTCATGTTGATTTGCCTATCTTTTAAGAGCATTCAACTAGAATTTCAAGTTATATCATGTTTATTGATAATACATATATAGTTATATATCTTATATTCACTTATGTGCTTTAAGATACATCATTTCTCAATACATATGTTATACTAAAGTTCAAACTATACTTTAATAGGAGGTTTTATGACTAAAAAAATTGCAGTTCTCGTTAATGAGGATACAATGCAGCGCTGTTCTTGCGGTGGTTGTTTAAAAGCATTTATGAATAAAGCAGATTCCTTTGAGCGTTATGCAGACGAGGATATTGAGTTGGTCGGTTTCACACACAGTGGTGGCGATCTAGCTAAGAAAATTGAGTCTTTCAAGAAAAAAGGTGTTACTACGGTTCATCTTTCTACCTGTACTCGTGGTAAGAATGAAAATTATGAAAGCATCGCAGAGCAGTGTGCCGAGGCGGGCTTTGATGTAGTTGGCTATACCCATGGTGGTGCCGTTTCTAAAGATGGTAAAGAAGCGGTCGTACTTTCAGCTAAACCAGTAACATCAGATCAATAATCGTAACGATGAATCAATAGACAGTAATGACAGATGAATGATTGTTCCATTATTCATTCTATATTTACCATGAAGAGATACTATATACATAGTGTGTAAATCTAGTGTGATAATTTGTTTTATTACTATATGGTTAATCAATTCGAGAGGTTGAGAGAATGAACAAGAAACTTACAGCAGCTACGTTATCTGTAGCTATGGCAGCAACAATGGCGCCTGCTATTATGCAAACAGCACCTGTGAATGCTGCATCTAGTGCGGTACAAACATTGGCTGGTGGCGCTGTTGCCATGGCGTATGTATCTACTGCATTAAATAAAATGGATAACTCCGAACAAGGCCAACAAGAAAGCTTGGCACGTACTAAGGAGAAAACTGGTTACTTAAACGATAGTGCAGCGCAAGCACGTGTACAACGTATCCTGAAAACCTTAGAGGCTTCTCCTAGCGTAAAACGTTCTTATGTTGTCTATGCCAACCCTGATACAGAGTTTAATGCCTTTGCAACGCTTGGTCGCGTTATGTCTGTTAATAAAGGTGCTTTGGATACCCTTGATGATGATCAATTGGCCTATGTAATGGCCCATGAAATTGCTCATGGTGAGCATAAAGACATTATCAATGGTGCTAAAAAGCAAATCGGCCTTTCTACAGCTGTAGGTATTGCGGCTGGTGGTAGCGAAGGGGCCGCGTTATTATCTAACGTAGCTGGTAACTATTTGTCTAATCAAGTATTTACAATGAGCCAAGAAAAAGCAGCCGATGAATTAGGCTTTAAGATTTTAAGCGAATCTCCATATAATGTGGGCGGTGCAGCTGGTTCTATGGCGGTATTGCGCAACAAGGTTGGGGAACACTATCGTGAAGGACTTTCACAAGTAGTGGCACCTAATAACCATCCTAAGTTGTCTGATCGGGTAAATAACAATATTTCCCGCATGTACACATACTCTGGAAACCATGTAAATGTGTCTAAAGGCGCTGTTTATGTAAATGGCGATAATATCTATAGCCCAGCAGGTAGCGGACGTTATACAGGGGAAGAACGTGCGTATTACATGGCTGGTAAATTGGCACGATTGTACCATAACAACCAAATTACGCCAGGTTCTGCATCTTACAGCGGTGGTACTGTAACAGTAGCAGGCCAATCCATCGTATCTACGCCAAACTCTGACGTAGCACTACAAGTGGCGACAAACCTTAATAATGCTTTTGTAAAACCAGCAGGT comes from the Veillonella dispar genome and includes:
- a CDS encoding M48 family metallopeptidase; its protein translation is MNKKLTAATLSVAMAATMAPAIMQTAPVNAASSAVQTLAGGAVAMAYVSTALNKMDNSEQGQQESLARTKEKTGYLNDSAAQARVQRILKTLEASPSVKRSYVVYANPDTEFNAFATLGRVMSVNKGALDTLDDDQLAYVMAHEIAHGEHKDIINGAKKQIGLSTAVGIAAGGSEGAALLSNVAGNYLSNQVFTMSQEKAADELGFKILSESPYNVGGAAGSMAVLRNKVGEHYREGLSQVVAPNNHPKLSDRVNNNISRMYTYSGNHVNVSKGAVYVNGDNIYSPAGSGRYTGEERAYYMAGKLARLYHNNQITPGSASYSGGTVTVAGQSIVSTPNSDVALQVATNLNNAFVKPAGAAVNAKNPVKVKQEEPKKVKQEKAKPVKAEKAKPAKGKEVKPVTKASTTKHTAKATKNANTNDHGRKSIDR
- a CDS encoding CGGC domain-containing protein — encoded protein: MTKKIAVLVNEDTMQRCSCGGCLKAFMNKADSFERYADEDIELVGFTHSGGDLAKKIESFKKKGVTTVHLSTCTRGKNENYESIAEQCAEAGFDVVGYTHGGAVSKDGKEAVVLSAKPVTSDQ
- the tnpA gene encoding IS200/IS605 family transposase, translating into MATKTQSLAHTKWLCKYHIVFTPKYRRKVIYNQYRNSLREILRRLCEYKGVKIIEGELMADHVHMLVLIPPKISVSSFMGYLKGKSALMMFDKHANLKYKFGNRHFWSEGYYVSTVGLNEATVKKYIREQELHDQMKDKLSVKEYEDPFKGSK
- a CDS encoding type II toxin-antitoxin system RelE/ParE family toxin gives rise to the protein MEKPKFISYTRPNGRNEFEEFYNSLPTKDRNKLRATIDMIEKAGIQPAIQLEWVKKLNSEIYEIRSKISSNIQRALYFHIKNNQYIITHGFTKKTQKTPIKEIIRAKQIKQEFEEEYYATKTIR
- a CDS encoding helix-turn-helix domain-containing protein; translation: MPLKPLDKIFEKDRNNPTLTESYLEEKAKLENALAVLKAREAAGLTQRDLAKKSGVPQSTIARIEKGANTSLSTMCKIAFALDKQVKISLV